GCCCGCCCCGGCGTGGCCGACGCCCGCGTCGCCGGCCGGACCCACCCGGGTTCGCGGCGAGGTCAGTCATCGCCGTCGGTGAGTCGCCGCCGAACCTGCCGGCGGGCCTCGTGGATCCGGGATTTCACCGTGCCCTCGGGTACGTCGAGCAGGTCGGCGATCTCGCGATAACCCAGGCCGAGCACGTCGCGCAGGGTGAGCGCCTCGGCCGCTTCGGCGCGGATCGCGTCGAGGGCCTCCAGCAGGTCCAGCCGGGTGCCGGCGACCACGCTGGTCCGGCGCGGATCGGGCGGGTCCGGCAGCGGTACGCCACCGGCCTCCACCAGCCACCGGCGGCGCAGCGACCGGTACGTGGAGCGGGCCCGGTTGGCCGTCAACTGGTACAGCCAGGTGTGGAAGGAGGAGCGTGCCTCGAACCGGTGGATGCCGCGCGCCACCGCGAGCAGCGCGTCCTGGCACGCCTCCTCCGCGTCCTGGCGGTTGGGCAGCAACCGGCCGCACAGTCGCAGCACCTCGGGTCGGATCGCCGCCAGCAGCGCGTCCCGGGCGTCGCGGTCGCCGCGCGCCGCAGCGGTAGCCAGGTCCTCGATCCCGTCCGTGAGGGTCATCGCGCCCGTCCCGTGCTCGCCTGGTGTGCGGTGCAGCCCAGGTTACGCCGACCACGCCAGCGACGCCTACCGGTCACTCTGCGTGATTTGGCGGGCGCGCGGCAGTCGATGTCCGCGCGGCGCGCTGAGGCCGGTTCGGCGGCGGGATAGGGTGGGCCGACCGACTCGATCATCCGACCCGGGGGGCCTCCGCATGGGCGATTCGTTCGCGCATCTGCACGTGCACACGGAGTACTCGATGCTCGACGGAGCGGCCCGGCTGAAGGACCTGTTCGCCGAGGTCAAGCGGCAGGGGATGCCGGCGGTCGCGATGACCGACCACGG
This DNA window, taken from Micromonospora sp. FIMYZ51, encodes the following:
- a CDS encoding RNA polymerase sigma factor — translated: MTLTDGIEDLATAAARGDRDARDALLAAIRPEVLRLCGRLLPNRQDAEEACQDALLAVARGIHRFEARSSFHTWLYQLTANRARSTYRSLRRRWLVEAGGVPLPDPPDPRRTSVVAGTRLDLLEALDAIRAEAAEALTLRDVLGLGYREIADLLDVPEGTVKSRIHEARRQVRRRLTDGDD